The DNA sequence GCGGAATGACAAAGTGTACGGATAGACTACTTTTTACAAGAAAATTTTAATTAACTTTCCCATGGTTCTTTTTCAAAACGAAACCCTTTTATTATGCTGAATGATTACAAAAAATACGAATTATTTGGAAAGACCCTGATACAGAAAATTGATATGACGGGGCCATTCAGATATGATTTTCCGGTTTCGGAACAGGCCTGTTTTCTGTATGTGATCAAAGGAGAATTTCAATATAAAACAGATGAGCAGGAATTTAACGTTCCAACCCATTATTCCCTGTTTCTGAACTGTATCAGCTCAGGAAAGCATATTCAAAATTCAAATTTAGAAAGTAACTGCCAGGTCGTCATTGTAACCTTCTACCCTGATATCCTGAAAAGAATTTACGACAGAGAGTTGCCTTCATTACTGCAGAGACCTGTAAACATGGTTTCAAATCAATCCAGTGAGAAAATAAATAATGATTTTCTGATTCAAAAATATGTAGAAGGATTGCTTTTTTACTTTGAAAATCCTTCGCTCATTAATGAAGATATATTAATTCTTAAGCTAAAAGAGATCATGTTATTGCTGGCTCAGTCGCAGAATGCCAATGCAGTTCAATTGATTTTGTCTCAACTTTTCTCTCCAACCACTTATTCTTTTAAGCAAATCATTGAAGCCAACTTGTTTTCGCAGCTCACCATTGAACAGCTTGCAGAAAAAAGTAATCTGAGTATCTCATCCTTCAAAAGAGAATTCGCAAAACTTTATGAGGATACTCCTGCCAATTATATAAGAAACAAAAAGCTGGAAAAGGCCGCCGAACTACTTTTAATATCCGATGAACGGATTACTGATATTGCCCTTGACTGTGGGTTTAATGATCTGGCAACTTTTACAAAAAATTTCAGCGATAAATATCATATTTCCCCTTCAGCTTATCGTCAGGAACGGAAAGAAAAATAATTGGAAAACTATTTTTACAAATTATACACGCATTTCTTATCAATAGGAAATGCTTTTTTTTGAACTAAAATCTCAAATTCTTGAACGAAATCACAAAATTATTTCTGTGTATCTATCGCAAATTTGTACCATCAGTTTCAGGGAATAAATTTTCTCTTCAGATGCCATAAAAGCAAAAAAAGAATAAGAAACTGAATGAGTATACATTTAAAATAATATCAATATGAATCTATCGATTTTAGGAATTTTTCATACCATCATTGGTATAAGTGCTCTTGCCGGAGCAATGATCGGATTTATCAAATATGGTAAGATTAACCTTGCTCATCTATCCGGAAAGGTCTACTTTTATGCTACGCTCATCACATCACTTTCAGCATTGGGCATTTCCAAAACCGGAGGTTTTAATGCGGGACATGCGTTCTCATTATTTATCATTATTTTGATCTCTGTTGCCTATTTCCTGTTCTCAAGTAAAAAGGAAAGCAGGAGAGCCAGATATTTTGAGAATTTTTTGCTGTCATTCAGTTTTTTCCTGTCCCTTGTCCCAACGATTAATGAGACTTTTACAAGGGTTCCCATTGGGCATCCTTTAGCTAAGGATATCAAAGATCCGATTATTAGTCAGACTCTACTTGTCTTTTTTTTGCTTTTTGTAGCTGGATCAATTTTTCAGTTTATGAAGCAGAGGAAGGAGAATGTGGGAATTTCAGGATGATAGTGTGTTCAAAAAACGGTAAACCACCCCGTCAAAAATTCTTTGAATTTTCGACACCCCTCCAGTGGAGGGGAATTTTTACGTCTTCAGTAGAGGTATTTGTATTATGATAAAGACTGTGAAAGTATAGAAAAATAGGATGGATTCCTACGGAATGACAAATACAATGCTTGGTTTATCCATACAGTTTGTCATTCCGTAGGAATCTCTGTATAAATGAATAACCGGAGATTGTTGGAAAACGCAAAGGCGCAAGTTGTTCCCAAGTTGTCTTTTTAAGGCGCAAAGATTTCATCTCCGATAAAATATAATACTGTCTAAAATTGTATCGTCTGTATCTATGAAGTTACAGCCGTTATTTTTATTATCTTTGAAGAACAATGCTCATTTAACGTACATTAAATGCTACCGCGTTTGACTGCCAGTCAAAAGGTCACGGGTTCGAATCCCGTATTCTCCACTTAATAATGATATTTGATTAGCTGAGTTGTGTCTGAAAATCGTCAGTCAAAGTCAAAACACCTTCGGCAATAGCTTCCGGATGGGTGGTAAAACCTTTTAATTTTGAAGTTTTTCCTTTTAAAACAAGATCTAAAAGCTGTTTATCCGATAGCTTTTTACCAAAAATTTCAAAGGTGATTTTAAAACCACAATTTTTGAAATCGGAACATCCTACCGCTGTTTTTCCTTTGATTAAATTATGTTCTTTACATTTCGGACATTTCGTTTCTTCCCAGGACTGAAGTTCTTTTTTCTGTGCAGGTTCTCTTTTTTTCTTCTCTTTTACCTCTTCTTTTTCTTCTTCCTGAAGGGTAATCACTTTTCCTTTTCCGTACACTACTTTTTCGGTAAGTTCAGTAACCATCTGGATCAGTTCTTCTTTGAAAAGGTTGGCTTCATACTCCCCTTTTTCTATTCTACGAAGTTTGGATTCCCATTCACCAGTCAGTTCCGGACTTTTTAAAAGTTCGTCTTCGATGGTATCAATCAACTGAATTCCGGTTTGGGTAGCGATGAGGTTTTTCCTTTTTTTCTCGATGTATTTTCTTTTGAAAAGGGTTTCAATGATATTAGCGCGGGTGGATGGTCTTCCGATCCCGTTGTTCTTCAACATTTCACGCAGTTCTTCATCTTCAACCTGTTTTCCGGCCGTTTCCATTGCTCTCAGCAAAGTTGCTTCCGTGTAGGGTTTTGGAGGCGTGGTTTTTCCCTGGTGAATCTTTGGATCATGTGGTCCGGTTTCTCCTACAATAAATTCTGGAATGGTTTGTTCTTCTTCTTTTTCTTTGTCCTTATCCGTGGTTTCTTCTTTAGGCTCTTTGGCATAAACGGCTCTCCATCCTGCTTCAAGAACCTGTCTTCCGCTGGTTTTGAAAGGAATGGTTCCTACTTTTCCTTCTACCAACGTATTGGAGATTTTACACTCCGGATAGAATACAGCAATAAAACGTTTTGCAATCAGATCATAGATCAACTTTTCTTCCCTGCTCAGATTTTGAGAAGGTGGAATTTCCGTAGGAATGATGGCATGGTGATCCGTTACTTTTGTATCATCGAAAACAGCTTTTGATTTTGGAATCGGAGCTTCCAGTAATGGAGCAATCAGATCCTGATAAGGGTACATTTTTTGAAGAATCCCTGCTATTTTCGGGTATAAACTATCTGATAAGTAGGTGGTATCTACACGCGGATAGGTTACGTGCTTCTTTTCATAAAGGCTTTGCACATAATTCAATGTATTTTCCGCTGAATATCCATATTTTTTATTGGCTTCTACCTGAAGTCCGGTCAAATCAAAAAGCCGTGGATTTTTTTCTTTTCCTTCTTTAATTTCAAAAGAAACGATTTCAAATGGATTTACTTTAAGGTATTCCAGTCCTTTTTCAGCCCGTTCCAATGTTTTTAAACGATCGATCGCCGCATTGAAAATAACATCACGGTATTTGGTCTTCAATTCCCAATATTCTTCTGTGGTAAAGGCATCAATTTCTTTCTGACGCTGAACCAGCATAGCCAATGTCGGAGTCTGTACCCTTCCAATGGAAAGAACAGCTTTATTGCCACCAAATTTCTTAGTAAAAAGTCTGGTAGCATTGATTCCCAATAACCAGTCCCCTATGGCTCTGGCATTTCCCGCCAGGTACAGATTTTTATAATCTTCTGCAGGTTTTAAACTTGCAAAACCTTCTTTAATAGCATCTTCCGTCAATGAAGAAATCCATAAACGCTGAATGGGTTTGTTGCATTTTGCCTTCTGCAATACCCAACGCTGAATGAGTTCTCCCTCCTGCCCGGCATCCCCGCAATTAATGACCTCATCACATTCTTCGACCAATTTTTCAATAACTTTAAACTGATTTTCAACGCCTTTATTCGGGATTAGCTTGATTCCAAAACTGTTGGGAATAATAGGCAGTGAAAAAAGATTCCAGGATTTGAACTGCGGACCGTAATCGTGAGGCTCTTTCAGGGTGCAAAGGTGTCCGAACGTCCATGTCACGCAATAGCCGTTCCCTTCCATATAGCCCTGTTTAGGCGTGGTAGCGCCCAATACTTTGGCGATATCTCTGGCAACACTGGGTTTCTCGGCAATACATAATTTCATGAACTCGGGTTTATTGAAGGAGTGCAAAAATCGGGAATTTTTTTGACTTTTCAAATTTAGTTAAGGGTTGAGGGTTTTAAGCTGGAAGTGAGTAAATTAGATTCTACATTTATTAAGATATTTTTTATAAAGTATACTATCAATCTATTTAAACGCAAAGTTTTAATATTTTTTTAAATTCTAAGGGAGCAAAGATGAAATCAATTTCATTGATTTTTATAAGCTTGTGATTATTCTTTCGCTTCATCAGCAACTTAATTGTAATTCTTTTTTCCCCTTAAATAAATAATCCCAATTACTTATTTCTTACCAGATATGTAATTATATTTATGTAAAAAGCCCCCTTAAAAAGGAGGCCGAATCAACAATACTAATGAAACTAAGTTCATTATTTTTTTTGGACTTCTGAAATGGCATCGGCAATTCCTCCGCCTGCGGTTTCAAAGAAAGCAGGACCAGCCAGAAGGTATACTTTTTCTAATTTTTTTGTAGTGGATAGTTTGTGTTCTTTCAGGTAATTTTCAGAGCGGTTGGCGTGTACTATTCCTTTTACTACGTTTCCTGCTACCAAAGCGGTTGGAGAATCTATTCCTGCATCTTTCAGATCACTG is a window from the Chryseobacterium indologenes genome containing:
- a CDS encoding helix-turn-helix domain-containing protein, whose protein sequence is MLNDYKKYELFGKTLIQKIDMTGPFRYDFPVSEQACFLYVIKGEFQYKTDEQEFNVPTHYSLFLNCISSGKHIQNSNLESNCQVVIVTFYPDILKRIYDRELPSLLQRPVNMVSNQSSEKINNDFLIQKYVEGLLFYFENPSLINEDILILKLKEIMLLLAQSQNANAVQLILSQLFSPTTYSFKQIIEANLFSQLTIEQLAEKSNLSISSFKREFAKLYEDTPANYIRNKKLEKAAELLLISDERITDIALDCGFNDLATFTKNFSDKYHISPSAYRQERKEK
- a CDS encoding type IA DNA topoisomerase; amino-acid sequence: MKLCIAEKPSVARDIAKVLGATTPKQGYMEGNGYCVTWTFGHLCTLKEPHDYGPQFKSWNLFSLPIIPNSFGIKLIPNKGVENQFKVIEKLVEECDEVINCGDAGQEGELIQRWVLQKAKCNKPIQRLWISSLTEDAIKEGFASLKPAEDYKNLYLAGNARAIGDWLLGINATRLFTKKFGGNKAVLSIGRVQTPTLAMLVQRQKEIDAFTTEEYWELKTKYRDVIFNAAIDRLKTLERAEKGLEYLKVNPFEIVSFEIKEGKEKNPRLFDLTGLQVEANKKYGYSAENTLNYVQSLYEKKHVTYPRVDTTYLSDSLYPKIAGILQKMYPYQDLIAPLLEAPIPKSKAVFDDTKVTDHHAIIPTEIPPSQNLSREEKLIYDLIAKRFIAVFYPECKISNTLVEGKVGTIPFKTSGRQVLEAGWRAVYAKEPKEETTDKDKEKEEEQTIPEFIVGETGPHDPKIHQGKTTPPKPYTEATLLRAMETAGKQVEDEELREMLKNNGIGRPSTRANIIETLFKRKYIEKKRKNLIATQTGIQLIDTIEDELLKSPELTGEWESKLRRIEKGEYEANLFKEELIQMVTELTEKVVYGKGKVITLQEEEKEEVKEKKKREPAQKKELQSWEETKCPKCKEHNLIKGKTAVGCSDFKNCGFKITFEIFGKKLSDKQLLDLVLKGKTSKLKGFTTHPEAIAEGVLTLTDDFQTQLS